A section of the Meles meles chromosome 8, mMelMel3.1 paternal haplotype, whole genome shotgun sequence genome encodes:
- the PHLDA2 gene encoding pleckstrin homology-like domain family A member 2 isoform X1: protein MRTPGEVLREGELEKRSDSLFQLWKKKRGVLTPDRLRLFPAGPGARPKELRFHSILKVDCVERTGKYVYFTIVTTDRKEIDFRCAGESCWNAAITLALIDFQNRRALQDFRSRQERAAPAAPAEPRPTRAP from the coding sequence ATGAGGACGCCGGGCGAGGTGCTGCGCGAGGGCGAGCTGGAGAAGCGCAGCGACAGCCTGTTCCAGCTGTGGAAGAAGAAGCGCGGCGTGCTGACGCCCGACCGCCTGCGCCTCTTCCCCGCCGGGCCCGGCGCGCGCCCCAAGGAGCTGCGCTTCCACTCCATCCTCAAGGTGGACTGCGTGGAGCGCACCGGCAAGTACGTCTACTTCACCATCGTCACCACCGACCGCAAGGAGATCGACTTCCGCTGCGCCGGCGAGAGCTGCTGGAACGCGGCCATCACGCTGGCGCTCATCGACTTCCAGAACCGCCGCGCCCTGCAGGACTTCCGCAGCCGCCAGGAGCGCGCCGCGCCCGCCGCGCCCGCCGAGCCCCGGCCGACCCGCGCGCCCTGA
- the PHLDA2 gene encoding pleckstrin homology-like domain family A member 2 isoform X2, which produces MRTPGEVLREGELEKRSDSLFQLWKKKRGVLTPDRLRLFPAGPGARPKELRFHSILKVDCVERTGKYVYFTIVTTDRKEIDFRCAGESCWNAAITLALIDFQNRRALQDFRSRQERAAPAAPAEPRPSRAP; this is translated from the exons ATGAGGACGCCGGGCGAGGTGCTGCGCGAGGGCGAGCTGGAGAAGCGCAGCGACAGCCTGTTCCAGCTGTGGAAGAAGAAGCGCGGCGTGCTGACGCCCGACCGCCTGCGCCTCTTCCCCGCCGGGCCCGGCGCGCGCCCCAAGGAGCTGCGCTTCCACTCCATCCTCAAGGTGGACTGCGTGGAGCGCACCGGCAAGTACGTCTACTTCACCATCGTCACCACCGACCGCAAGGAGATCGACTTCCGCTGCGCCGGCGAGAGCTGCTGGAACGCGGCCATCACGCTGGCGCTCATCGACTTCCAGAACCGCCGCGCCCTGCAGGACTTCCGCAGCCGCCAGGAGCGCGCCGCGCCCGCCGCGCCCGCCGAGCCCCGGCCGA GCCGCGCGCCCTAA